One window from the genome of Salisaeta longa DSM 21114 encodes:
- the ispF gene encoding 2-C-methyl-D-erythritol 2,4-cyclodiphosphate synthase: protein MRVGFGYDVHRLVEGRRLILGGVTIPFEKGLDGHSDADVLLHAIADALLGAAALGDIGAHFPDTDAAWKGADSTVLLARVGTSVHAQGYAIGNIDATVVLERPKLRPYIYAMRQIIARTLALNVTQVSVKATTSEGMGFVGTGEGAAAYATCALHPTETPEAA from the coding sequence ATGCGGGTAGGGTTTGGATACGACGTCCACCGCCTCGTGGAAGGCCGCCGGCTCATTCTGGGCGGCGTCACCATCCCCTTCGAGAAGGGCCTCGACGGCCACTCGGATGCCGACGTGCTGCTGCATGCCATCGCCGATGCCCTGTTGGGCGCGGCCGCGTTGGGCGACATCGGCGCGCACTTCCCCGACACCGACGCAGCCTGGAAAGGGGCCGACAGCACCGTCCTCCTGGCCCGCGTGGGTACGTCTGTACACGCGCAGGGCTACGCGATTGGAAATATCGACGCAACCGTGGTGCTAGAGCGTCCCAAGCTGCGCCCGTACATCTATGCCATGCGGCAAATCATTGCACGCACGCTAGCCCTGAACGTCACGCAGGTGTCCGTTAAGGCCACCACAAGTGAAGGCATGGGCTTCGTGGGCACCGGCGAAGGCGCCGCGGCCTACGCGACGTGCGCGCTCCATCCAACCGAAACGCCCGAGGCCGCATGA
- the sucC gene encoding ADP-forming succinate--CoA ligase subunit beta: MKVHEYQAKDILRSYGVPIPGGVVAETVDEAVAAAEELKEDGASLFVVKAQIHAGGRGKGGGVKLAESVDEVRTHASDILGMQLVTHQTGPEGQKVRKILVTDGVDIAQEYYVGVTLDRAKSMNVIMVSSEGGVEIETVAEENPDAIHKAWIDPTLGLRPFQARKLAFGLGLEGDAFKQCVRFIMALYEAFEETDSTIAEINPMVRTPDGDIVAVDAKVNLDDNALFRHKDLADLRDIHEEDPTEVEASEHGLSYIKLDGNVGCMVNGAGLAMATMDIIKLSGGEPANFLDVGGTANAETVEEAFRIILKDENVEAILVNIFGGIVRCDRVAKGVIEAAKNIDIHVPLIVRLQGTNAEEAKELLEASDVEIESAVLLKEAADKVEAALTA; encoded by the coding sequence ATGAAAGTCCACGAGTACCAAGCGAAAGACATTCTCCGTTCGTACGGCGTACCCATTCCCGGCGGCGTGGTCGCCGAGACGGTTGACGAAGCCGTTGCTGCTGCCGAGGAGCTTAAGGAAGACGGCGCCTCGCTCTTTGTCGTAAAGGCGCAAATTCACGCGGGCGGCCGCGGAAAGGGCGGCGGCGTAAAGCTTGCCGAGTCGGTGGATGAGGTGCGCACGCATGCCAGCGACATCCTAGGCATGCAGCTCGTCACGCACCAAACCGGCCCCGAAGGCCAGAAGGTGCGCAAGATCCTTGTGACCGATGGCGTTGACATCGCGCAGGAGTACTATGTGGGCGTGACGCTCGACCGCGCCAAGAGCATGAACGTGATCATGGTCTCTAGCGAAGGCGGCGTAGAAATTGAAACCGTTGCCGAGGAGAACCCGGACGCCATCCACAAAGCGTGGATAGACCCGACGCTAGGGCTGCGGCCGTTTCAGGCACGCAAGCTGGCCTTCGGGCTGGGTTTGGAGGGCGATGCCTTCAAGCAGTGCGTGCGCTTTATCATGGCCCTGTACGAGGCCTTTGAAGAGACCGACAGCACCATTGCCGAGATCAACCCGATGGTGCGCACGCCCGACGGCGACATTGTGGCCGTCGATGCGAAGGTCAATCTCGACGACAACGCGCTCTTCCGTCACAAAGACCTCGCCGACCTGCGCGACATCCACGAGGAAGACCCCACCGAGGTAGAGGCCAGCGAGCACGGCCTCAGCTACATCAAGCTCGACGGCAATGTGGGCTGCATGGTGAACGGCGCCGGCCTGGCCATGGCCACGATGGACATTATCAAGCTCTCGGGCGGCGAGCCGGCCAACTTTCTGGATGTGGGCGGCACGGCCAACGCCGAAACCGTCGAGGAAGCCTTCCGCATCATCCTGAAAGATGAGAACGTGGAGGCAATCCTCGTCAACATCTTCGGCGGCATTGTGCGCTGCGACCGCGTGGCGAAGGGCGTCATTGAGGCCGCGAAGAACATCGACATTCACGTGCCGCTCATCGTGCGCTTGCAAGGCACCAATGCCGAGGAGGCCAAGGAGCTGCTGGAGGCCAGCGACGTCGAAATTGAATCGGCGGTGCTGCTGAAGGAAGCCGCCGACAAGGTGGAAGCGGCACTGACTGCGTAA
- a CDS encoding LptF/LptG family permease: MTTFDRHTAARLIKTFLLFVGALVLFFIVLHWVEYSDDFLDGGATVGEVFGVFYPSYIPEIVRLISPLAIFLATIYVTSTLAQELQLIALQTTGVSLYRLMMPYAAVGLVLSVGMFAFNGWVVPRANETVVRYEDEYLHPERAGSGSSEVHRQNGPHSILSVGYYNTSDSVGYEVSLQRFADSTRMVARLDASRMVWVDSTRRWRFERTVRRTFAGGAITRTELGSVDTTLTIYPRDLARSANKVEAMTLPAARDYLAAMRRAGVSNLGRSLVAYYTKFAYPWANLILVLLGVPLASVRRRGGQAVQFGIGLLVAFVYLAVQKLSAPLGYTGAAPPVLVAWLPHVVFAVVAVVVIARTRT, encoded by the coding sequence GTGACTACCTTTGATCGCCATACTGCAGCGCGCCTCATCAAAACCTTCCTGCTATTTGTAGGCGCGCTGGTGCTGTTTTTTATTGTCCTGCACTGGGTGGAGTACAGCGACGATTTCTTGGATGGCGGGGCCACGGTCGGCGAGGTGTTTGGGGTGTTCTACCCGAGCTACATTCCGGAGATCGTGCGGCTCATCTCGCCGCTCGCCATCTTTCTGGCCACCATCTACGTTACGAGCACCCTGGCGCAGGAGCTGCAACTGATTGCGCTGCAAACCACCGGCGTGTCGCTGTATCGCCTCATGATGCCGTACGCGGCGGTGGGCCTCGTCCTGTCGGTGGGCATGTTTGCGTTTAACGGCTGGGTGGTGCCACGCGCCAACGAGACGGTGGTGCGCTACGAAGATGAGTACCTGCACCCCGAGCGGGCCGGGAGCGGAAGCAGCGAGGTGCACCGGCAGAACGGTCCGCACAGCATCTTGAGCGTGGGATACTACAACACCAGCGACTCGGTGGGCTACGAGGTGTCGCTGCAGCGCTTTGCCGACAGCACGCGCATGGTGGCGCGCCTCGATGCATCGCGCATGGTGTGGGTCGACTCGACCCGTCGCTGGCGGTTTGAGCGCACCGTACGGCGCACGTTTGCCGGGGGCGCCATCACGCGCACCGAGCTGGGGTCGGTGGATACGACGCTCACCATTTACCCGCGGGATCTGGCGCGCTCGGCGAACAAAGTGGAGGCCATGACCCTCCCCGCGGCCCGCGATTACCTGGCCGCCATGCGCCGGGCGGGCGTCAGCAACCTGGGGCGCTCGCTGGTCGCCTACTACACCAAGTTTGCCTATCCGTGGGCCAACCTCATTCTGGTGCTTTTGGGCGTGCCGCTCGCCTCGGTCCGCCGCCGCGGCGGGCAGGCGGTGCAGTTTGGCATCGGACTCCTGGTTGCGTTTGTGTACCTGGCGGTGCAGAAGCTCTCGGCCCCGCTGGGCTACACCGGGGCCGCGCCGCCGGTGCTGGTGGCCTGGCTGCCGCACGTCGTCTTTGCCGTGGTGGCGGTTGTGGTTATCGCCCGCACCCGAACGTAG
- a CDS encoding S9 family peptidase, with translation MLRRCLLLAVWLGCLTGAAHAQSSSLSVQQIMQRPAAWVGDWPENIRWHESGAALYFDWNPNGQFPSDSLYKVPRGGGEPVRVGAGERRAIPFFDGWKHGTHTYTADFRYKVYADAGDLYVYDRQRDAVQRLTQTRAEERAPRFSLDGTRVLFRRGDNLFALSRTSGLIVQRTDLRDGDAPKKPAPTPREQFLREQQTALFESIRTAQQNERQNKAAERREARADDPPPTFYTSGRSIQQLQLAPGGRFVTFAAVKDGPDGTTQMIDYVTETGFAEPLEARPKVGHGPDAFTLYVQDLQRDTTYVVNLHQLPGAYDVLPYRADDVSADSLKRTLVAFGPLWSGDGAHAVLEVRARDNKDRWIVALDAATGELTVLDRQHDAAWIAGPGISWWGGASTMGWLPDNERIFFQSEASGYSHLYTVNVETGTKRQLTSGAFEVFDPRLSQDGQTWYFASNEASPYERHLYRMPVDGGPRTRLTQKTGMYYGALSPTGDRWGLLYEVTNRPPEVYLKDNAARASAARITQSPTEQWLAYDWRRPAIIRFEASDGVQVPAQIFRPDSSNGAAVLFVHGAGYLQNVLRGWTHYFREYMFHNLLTDLGYTVMNVDYRGSAGYGRDWRTAIYRHMGGRDLQDYVDAQRYLQETAGIGPERTFIYGGSYGGFLTLMALFTEADHFGGGAALRSVTDWAHYNHPYTANILNTPQTDSLAYARSSPIYFADGLSDPLLMAHGLVDTNVQPQDIFRLSQRLIELQKRDWELAIYPEEAHGFEDPDAWTDEYRRILELIRRSVGPAAQR, from the coding sequence ATGCTTCGCCGTTGTTTGCTGCTTGCCGTGTGGCTTGGATGCCTCACGGGGGCCGCGCACGCCCAATCGTCGTCGCTCTCCGTCCAACAGATTATGCAGCGCCCGGCCGCGTGGGTGGGCGACTGGCCCGAAAACATCCGCTGGCACGAGAGCGGCGCCGCCCTGTACTTCGATTGGAATCCGAACGGGCAATTTCCGAGCGACTCGCTCTACAAGGTGCCGCGCGGCGGCGGAGAACCGGTGCGGGTGGGCGCAGGCGAGCGCCGCGCGATTCCGTTCTTTGACGGCTGGAAGCATGGCACGCATACCTACACGGCCGATTTTCGCTACAAGGTGTACGCCGATGCGGGCGACCTGTACGTGTACGACCGGCAGCGCGACGCGGTGCAGCGCCTGACGCAGACGCGGGCGGAAGAGCGCGCGCCCCGGTTTAGCCTCGACGGCACGCGCGTTCTCTTTCGGCGCGGCGACAACCTGTTTGCCCTCTCGCGCACCTCGGGCCTCATCGTGCAACGCACCGACCTGCGGGACGGCGACGCCCCCAAGAAGCCAGCGCCCACGCCCCGCGAACAGTTCTTGCGAGAACAACAAACCGCGCTGTTCGAGTCGATCCGCACGGCACAACAAAACGAGCGTCAGAACAAAGCGGCTGAGCGACGCGAGGCCCGCGCCGACGACCCGCCGCCCACATTTTACACGAGCGGCCGCTCCATCCAGCAGCTGCAGCTGGCCCCCGGCGGCCGGTTTGTGACCTTCGCCGCCGTAAAAGACGGTCCCGACGGCACGACCCAAATGATTGACTACGTGACCGAGACGGGCTTTGCAGAGCCGCTGGAAGCCCGCCCCAAGGTGGGCCACGGCCCCGATGCCTTTACGCTGTACGTGCAAGACCTGCAGCGCGACACCACCTACGTGGTGAACCTGCACCAACTGCCCGGCGCGTACGATGTGCTGCCGTATCGCGCAGACGACGTGTCGGCCGATTCCCTGAAGCGCACGTTGGTGGCCTTCGGCCCGCTGTGGAGCGGCGATGGCGCCCACGCGGTGTTGGAAGTGCGCGCCCGTGACAACAAAGACCGCTGGATTGTGGCGCTCGATGCCGCCACTGGCGAGCTCACCGTGCTGGACCGGCAGCACGACGCGGCATGGATCGCGGGCCCCGGCATCTCGTGGTGGGGCGGCGCCTCGACCATGGGCTGGTTGCCCGACAACGAACGGATCTTCTTCCAGAGCGAAGCCAGCGGCTACAGCCACCTCTACACCGTAAACGTGGAAACCGGCACGAAGCGCCAGCTCACGAGCGGTGCCTTCGAGGTGTTTGACCCGCGCCTGTCGCAAGACGGCCAAACGTGGTACTTTGCCAGCAACGAGGCGTCGCCGTACGAGCGCCATCTGTACCGCATGCCCGTCGATGGCGGACCGCGCACGCGCCTTACCCAGAAGACCGGCATGTACTACGGCGCGCTCTCGCCCACGGGCGACCGGTGGGGCCTGCTGTATGAAGTGACCAACCGTCCGCCCGAGGTGTACCTGAAGGACAACGCGGCCCGCGCGTCGGCCGCGCGCATCACGCAGTCGCCCACGGAGCAGTGGCTCGCCTACGACTGGCGCAGGCCCGCGATCATCCGCTTTGAAGCCTCCGACGGCGTGCAAGTGCCCGCGCAAATCTTTCGCCCGGACTCGTCGAACGGCGCGGCTGTGCTGTTTGTGCACGGCGCCGGCTACCTGCAGAACGTGCTGCGGGGCTGGACGCATTACTTCCGTGAGTACATGTTTCACAACCTGCTCACGGACCTGGGCTACACCGTCATGAACGTCGATTACCGCGGATCGGCGGGCTACGGGCGCGACTGGCGCACGGCCATCTACCGGCACATGGGCGGCCGCGACCTGCAGGACTACGTGGATGCGCAGCGCTACCTTCAAGAGACCGCGGGCATCGGGCCGGAGCGCACCTTCATCTACGGCGGCTCGTATGGCGGCTTCCTGACGCTGATGGCCCTGTTTACCGAGGCCGATCACTTTGGCGGCGGCGCGGCCCTACGCTCCGTGACCGACTGGGCACACTACAACCACCCGTACACGGCCAACATTCTGAACACGCCCCAAACTGACTCGCTGGCCTACGCGCGCTCGTCGCCCATCTACTTTGCGGACGGGCTCAGCGACCCGCTGCTCATGGCGCACGGCCTCGTGGATACCAACGTGCAGCCGCAAGACATCTTTCGGCTGAGCCAGCGCCTGATCGAGCTGCAGAAACGCGACTGGGAGCTGGCCATCTACCCGGAGGAGGCGCACGGCTTCGAGGATCCGGATGCCTGGACAGACGAGTACCGGCGCATTCTGGAGCTCATCCGCCGGAGCGTAGGCCCTGCGGCACAGCGCTAA
- a CDS encoding purine-nucleoside phosphorylase: MEATALTDAVDAVRARTDQTPTLALVLGSGLGDLADAADDAVRIPASAIPHYPESTVAGHHGQLVLGQLDGVPVVFIQGRVHFYEGYPVTRLTFPVRLVHALGAERLLVTNSAGGINRQFDPGTLMFITDHINFAFANPLAGRVPGPRTPRHEGALHRPYYDAAWTRRAEAKARAIGLDTKRGTYIWTTGPSYETPAEIRAFARLGADAVGMSTVPEVIQAQRLGMRVLGVSTITNPAAGIGAEPLDHDDVLQVGQQVRADLRRLVRAIVGTVDA; this comes from the coding sequence ATGGAAGCTACCGCCCTTACCGACGCCGTTGATGCCGTACGCGCCCGCACCGACCAAACGCCCACCCTTGCGCTCGTCTTGGGCTCTGGGCTGGGCGACCTGGCCGATGCCGCCGACGATGCCGTGCGCATTCCAGCGTCAGCGATTCCGCACTATCCCGAGTCGACGGTTGCCGGACATCACGGACAGTTGGTGCTGGGGCAGCTGGATGGCGTGCCGGTGGTGTTCATTCAGGGGCGGGTGCATTTCTACGAGGGCTATCCGGTGACGCGCCTCACCTTTCCGGTGCGGCTGGTGCACGCGCTGGGGGCCGAGCGGCTGCTGGTGACCAACTCGGCCGGCGGCATCAACCGGCAGTTCGATCCGGGGACGCTGATGTTCATCACCGACCACATCAACTTTGCTTTTGCGAACCCGCTCGCGGGCCGCGTGCCGGGGCCGCGCACGCCGCGGCATGAGGGCGCCCTGCATCGCCCCTACTACGACGCCGCGTGGACCCGCCGCGCCGAGGCGAAGGCGCGCGCGATTGGACTGGACACAAAGCGCGGCACTTACATCTGGACGACCGGTCCGAGCTACGAGACGCCCGCTGAGATCCGTGCGTTTGCACGGCTGGGGGCCGACGCGGTGGGCATGAGCACCGTGCCCGAGGTGATTCAGGCGCAACGCCTGGGCATGCGCGTGCTGGGCGTCTCAACCATCACCAACCCCGCCGCCGGCATTGGTGCCGAGCCGCTCGACCACGACGACGTGCTACAGGTCGGCCAACAGGTGCGTGCCGACTTGCGGCGCCTGGTTCGGGCCATTGTGGGCACCGTGGACGCGTAA
- the recA gene encoding recombinase RecA: MANDNGSEKGKALNLAMKQIQREHGKGAIMRMGEQPDRDIKSISSGSLTLDAALGIGGIPRGRIIEIYGPESSGKTTLAIHVMAEAQKAGGSVAFIDAEHAFDPNYAEALGVNIDDLLISQPDTGEQALNICDTLVRSGALDVIVIDSVAALVPQAELEGDMGDTHVGLQARLMSQALRKLAGTINRTKTALIFINQIRMKIGVMFGNPETTSGGRALRFYSSVRMDIRRIGAVKDGSDVVGNRTRVKVKKNKVAPPFKEAEFDIIYGEGISSLGEIIDLGTEFDIIEKRGSWYSYDDDTIAQGREATKEWLAEHDEEREAIRTAIRRELGVAGAEPEEDTEEEAEAEAEEA; encoded by the coding sequence ATGGCAAACGACAACGGATCGGAAAAAGGCAAAGCGTTGAATCTGGCGATGAAGCAGATTCAGCGAGAGCACGGCAAGGGCGCGATCATGCGGATGGGCGAGCAGCCCGACCGTGACATCAAATCCATTTCATCGGGCTCGCTTACGCTGGACGCTGCGCTTGGCATTGGCGGCATCCCGCGCGGGCGCATCATCGAGATTTACGGGCCGGAGTCTTCGGGCAAAACGACCCTGGCCATTCATGTGATGGCCGAAGCGCAAAAAGCTGGCGGCTCGGTGGCGTTCATTGACGCGGAGCACGCCTTCGACCCGAACTATGCCGAAGCGCTGGGCGTGAACATCGACGACCTGCTCATCTCGCAGCCCGACACCGGCGAGCAGGCCCTCAACATTTGCGATACCCTCGTGCGCAGCGGCGCGCTGGACGTCATCGTGATCGACTCGGTGGCCGCGCTGGTCCCACAGGCCGAGCTCGAAGGCGACATGGGCGACACCCACGTGGGCCTGCAGGCCCGCCTGATGAGCCAGGCGCTGCGCAAGCTGGCCGGCACCATCAACCGCACCAAAACCGCGCTCATCTTCATCAACCAGATCCGCATGAAGATCGGCGTGATGTTTGGAAACCCCGAAACGACCTCGGGCGGACGCGCGCTGCGATTCTACTCATCGGTGCGCATGGACATTCGCCGCATCGGCGCGGTGAAGGACGGCTCGGACGTGGTGGGCAACCGCACCCGCGTAAAGGTGAAAAAGAACAAGGTTGCGCCGCCGTTTAAAGAGGCGGAGTTCGACATCATTTACGGCGAGGGCATTTCTTCGCTCGGCGAAATCATCGACCTGGGCACCGAGTTCGACATCATCGAGAAGCGCGGCTCGTGGTACTCGTACGATGACGACACCATCGCGCAGGGCCGCGAAGCCACGAAGGAGTGGCTGGCCGAACACGACGAGGAACGCGAGGCCATCCGCACGGCGATTCGCCGGGAGCTTGGCGTTGCAGGCGCCGAGCCCGAAGAAGATACGGAAGAGGAAGCGGAAGCCGAAGCGGAGGAAGCGTAG
- a CDS encoding thymidine kinase yields the protein MEPHIVDRTRAAGWIEVICGSMFSGKTEELIRRLRRARFARQQICAFKPAMDTRYSDEAAVSHDENAIAAVSVASAAEIPDRVDGADVVGIDEAQFFDDALLAVCQTLAEDGARVIVAGLDMDYRGQPFEPVPQLMAVAEHVTKLHAVCMQCGAPANHSQRLVTDGERVLLGATEAYEPRCRGCFSPPSAASAAAAEAPVEASSSAAE from the coding sequence ATGGAACCGCATATCGTGGACCGCACCCGCGCCGCTGGATGGATTGAAGTCATCTGTGGCTCGATGTTTAGTGGAAAAACCGAGGAGCTCATCCGCCGCCTGCGCCGCGCGCGCTTCGCCCGTCAGCAAATTTGCGCCTTCAAACCGGCAATGGACACCCGCTACAGCGACGAGGCGGCCGTCTCGCACGACGAAAACGCAATCGCCGCCGTATCCGTCGCATCGGCTGCCGAAATTCCCGACCGCGTAGACGGCGCCGACGTGGTGGGCATCGACGAAGCGCAGTTCTTCGACGACGCGCTGCTGGCCGTCTGCCAGACGCTCGCCGAAGACGGCGCCCGCGTGATTGTGGCGGGCCTGGATATGGACTACCGCGGGCAGCCGTTCGAGCCCGTCCCCCAGCTCATGGCCGTCGCCGAGCACGTCACCAAGCTCCACGCCGTATGCATGCAATGCGGTGCCCCCGCCAACCACTCGCAGCGCCTGGTTACCGACGGCGAGCGCGTGCTTTTGGGGGCCACCGAGGCCTACGAACCGCGCTGCCGGGGCTGCTTCAGCCCGCCGTCGGCCGCCTCGGCAGCCGCCGCCGAAGCCCCCGTCGAAGCGTCGTCATCTGCCGCCGAATAA
- a CDS encoding SGNH/GDSL hydrolase family protein: MTIFRRLSLGALALLLAGTVALSGCDGGELLPPDPRGGDLFSRYVSLGNSITAGFQSNGININTQREAYPVLVAQQMGTEFNLPELALPGCPPPLTNALTGAVVGGDPTVQCALRRPPIPTTLNNVAVPGANVASLTTNSPNEGAATNALTQFVLGGRTQAEAALDVEPTFATVWIGNNDVLNGAIVGTDAAPVVTSFDAFQDRYTAAINTLKQAERLRGAVLFGVADPTIIPYLSPGVSYFGAEQQINQFGAATYPTWGSFDVANSCAPQAAGGVGDQILVPFRYGFQGLFLAAAQGASVTLDCANDAPLAQRYPQLFADGPLAAYSLLTGLEIQTLRTRVAQFNGFIQQQAQANGWAYLSPNPDLRALYAVGTNTPTDPTDDVIPKFPNITDPANLFGPYFSLDGIHPSGATHQLIAQRLIQTINAQYPNQSSIPDLSGAIPAVLSGQ, translated from the coding sequence ATGACCATCTTTCGACGTCTTTCGCTTGGCGCCTTGGCGCTCCTCCTGGCCGGCACCGTTGCCCTCAGCGGCTGCGACGGAGGCGAACTCCTACCGCCCGATCCGCGCGGCGGCGACCTCTTCAGTCGCTACGTCTCGCTGGGCAACTCCATCACCGCGGGCTTTCAGTCCAACGGAATCAACATCAACACGCAGCGGGAGGCCTACCCGGTGCTCGTCGCCCAACAGATGGGCACAGAATTTAACCTGCCGGAGCTCGCGCTCCCCGGCTGCCCGCCCCCGCTCACCAATGCGCTCACCGGCGCCGTAGTGGGCGGCGACCCAACGGTGCAGTGCGCCTTGCGCCGCCCCCCGATCCCCACGACGCTGAACAACGTGGCCGTGCCGGGCGCCAATGTTGCAAGCCTCACCACCAACAGCCCTAATGAGGGCGCAGCAACCAACGCGCTCACGCAGTTCGTCTTGGGCGGACGCACGCAGGCCGAGGCCGCGCTGGATGTGGAGCCGACGTTTGCAACGGTATGGATTGGAAACAATGATGTGCTGAACGGAGCCATCGTAGGAACCGACGCGGCTCCTGTGGTGACGTCGTTCGATGCGTTCCAGGACCGCTACACGGCAGCGATCAACACGCTCAAGCAGGCCGAGCGTTTGCGCGGGGCGGTGCTGTTTGGCGTGGCCGACCCAACCATCATCCCGTACCTGTCGCCCGGCGTGTCGTACTTTGGCGCCGAGCAGCAAATCAATCAGTTTGGCGCGGCGACCTATCCCACGTGGGGCAGCTTCGATGTGGCCAACAGCTGCGCCCCGCAGGCGGCCGGCGGCGTGGGCGACCAGATACTCGTGCCCTTCCGCTACGGCTTTCAGGGGCTGTTTTTGGCGGCGGCTCAGGGGGCATCGGTAACGCTCGACTGCGCCAACGATGCGCCGCTCGCCCAGCGCTATCCGCAGCTCTTTGCCGACGGTCCGCTTGCAGCGTATTCGCTCCTCACCGGGCTTGAGATTCAAACGCTTCGTACCCGCGTGGCGCAGTTCAACGGCTTCATTCAGCAGCAAGCGCAGGCGAACGGATGGGCGTACCTCAGCCCCAACCCCGACCTGCGCGCGCTGTACGCTGTGGGCACCAACACGCCGACAGACCCGACCGATGACGTGATTCCGAAGTTTCCGAACATCACGGATCCCGCCAACCTGTTTGGGCCGTACTTTAGCCTCGACGGCATTCACCCGAGCGGTGCCACGCACCAGCTCATCGCGCAGCGGTTGATCCAAACGATCAATGCGCAGTACCCCAACCAGAGCAGCATTCCGGACCTGAGTGGCGCCATTCCGGCGGTCCTGTCGGGGCAATAG
- a CDS encoding OmpP1/FadL family transporter → MSNRTRSRLSAVARLVVAGFLLSTLASGGLWQAAHAQGFSVYEQGTCTMARAGAGVANTCNDGSAIFYNPAGLAGTEGLTVSLGATLIAAQGDFTSDYTQNTYELQNQPIPAPHLYLTYGINEKLGVGLGVYVPYGLETEWDPQTFPGAFESYNAAVQSIYIQPTAAYELIDGLRIGAGPIVAIGSVELKQRLDLAQQDVAPGVTFGQLGIPFHTAFADAQLEATGATGYGAHVGLTYDITDRVTIGARYLSQIELDYDGTANFSQVQTGLVIPADVPGTPLQAGTPVDAVVAGQFSGSGDLTKQNVQTAITMPAQVVAGLSVDVTEKLTVMADYHWTEWSSFDQLILRFEKLGTEVRNENYSNTNAFRFGASYDVNEQFTVRGGYLYNEAAAPDGQVTPLLPEADRHHLTAGLGWRPLDLLDVSVSYQYLGQQDRRGRIRGPLPGESVEDLASLNSGLYNFSAHLIGTTFTLHF, encoded by the coding sequence ATGTCCAATCGAACTCGCTCGCGGCTTTCGGCCGTGGCCCGCCTGGTTGTTGCGGGCTTTCTCCTTAGCACGCTGGCATCTGGTGGTCTCTGGCAGGCCGCACACGCGCAGGGTTTTTCCGTCTATGAACAAGGCACCTGCACGATGGCCCGCGCCGGCGCCGGTGTCGCCAACACCTGCAACGACGGCAGCGCCATCTTCTACAACCCCGCCGGGCTGGCCGGTACGGAGGGCCTGACCGTGAGCCTGGGCGCTACGCTCATTGCCGCGCAGGGCGACTTTACAAGCGACTACACCCAGAACACGTACGAGCTGCAGAATCAGCCGATTCCGGCGCCGCACCTGTATCTCACCTACGGCATCAATGAGAAATTGGGCGTGGGCCTGGGCGTGTACGTGCCGTACGGCCTGGAAACCGAGTGGGACCCGCAGACCTTTCCGGGCGCGTTTGAGAGCTACAACGCGGCGGTTCAGAGCATTTACATCCAGCCCACCGCGGCCTACGAGCTTATTGACGGGCTCCGGATTGGCGCGGGCCCCATTGTAGCGATTGGGAGCGTGGAGCTGAAGCAGCGGCTCGATCTTGCCCAGCAGGACGTGGCACCCGGCGTTACCTTCGGGCAACTCGGCATCCCGTTCCACACCGCCTTTGCCGATGCCCAGCTGGAGGCCACCGGCGCCACCGGCTACGGTGCCCACGTGGGCCTCACGTACGACATTACCGACCGGGTGACGATTGGCGCGCGGTACCTCTCGCAAATTGAGCTTGACTACGACGGTACGGCCAACTTCTCGCAGGTTCAAACAGGATTGGTGATTCCGGCCGATGTGCCCGGTACACCGTTACAAGCCGGTACGCCGGTGGACGCCGTGGTAGCCGGTCAGTTTTCTGGCAGCGGAGACCTTACCAAGCAGAACGTGCAAACCGCCATCACGATGCCCGCGCAAGTCGTGGCCGGCCTCAGCGTCGACGTAACGGAAAAGCTCACCGTAATGGCCGACTACCACTGGACGGAATGGTCGAGCTTCGACCAGCTGATCCTGCGCTTTGAGAAGCTGGGCACCGAGGTGCGCAATGAGAACTACAGCAATACCAATGCCTTCCGGTTTGGCGCGAGCTACGACGTAAACGAGCAATTTACCGTCCGTGGCGGCTACCTCTACAACGAAGCAGCAGCGCCCGATGGCCAGGTGACGCCGCTGCTGCCCGAGGCCGATCGGCACCACCTCACGGCCGGCTTGGGCTGGCGGCCCCTCGACCTGCTGGACGTCAGCGTGTCGTACCAGTACCTGGGCCAGCAGGATCGTCGCGGACGCATCCGCGGCCCGCTGCCGGGTGAATCCGTTGAAGACCTCGCCTCGCTCAATAGCGGGCTGTACAACTTCAGCGCGCACCTGATTGGCACGACGTTCACCCTGCACTTCTAA